TTACCCATTTTGAAAGGAGATGAATCGATTGATTAAGATTTTATTGGTCGATGATCATGAAATGGTTCGTATCGGTGTTTCCGCATACTTGAAAATTCAACCTGATATGGAAGTTGTCGGGGAGGCTGTTAATGGAGTTGAGGCGGTCGAAAAAGCGCTTGAATTACGACCAGACATTATATTAATGGATATGGTCATGCCTGGCATGAACGGGGCCGAGGCGACCAAAGTGATTATTGATCAATGGCCAGAAGCGAAAATTATGATTGTTACTAGCTTTTTGGACGATGATAAAGTGTATCCCGCACTGGAAGCAGGTGCAATTAGCTACATTTTAAAAACATCGAATGCAAAACGGATTGCAGAAGCCATTCGTGAAACACTTAAAGGCCAGACTGTGTTGGAGCCGGAAGTCACAACAAAAATGATGAAGCGAATGCGCGTTGGCCATCAATCGTCGCCACATGAGCAGTTAACGGAACGGGAACTTGAAGTATTGCTTCATATTTCAAAAGGAAAAACAAACCAAGAAATCGCAGATGAGTTATTCATCGCTGTTAAAACAGTAAAAACGCATGTGAGTAATTTATTATCCAAATTAGAAGTGCAAGATCGAACGCAAGCGGTAATCTATGCGTTTCAACATGATTTAGTAAAATAAAAGTCAGCTCCCCTCAATTATGGGCGCTGACTTTTAGTCGTTTTATATGACTGTGGCACGATTTAATCCATCGATTATTCCTGTGTGCAGACCTTCATGCCAAATCGTAAATAAGATTAACGAATCGATTGTCTTGATCGTATGTTGACCAAAATTTATCGGATTTTCTAATGGTTCTTCGAGTGTCCCCGCAAGTACTTTCGTTAGACGTGGGGTTTGTGCTGTCAATGCAGCAATGACTTCTTCGTTTGAAGGAATATCCCCTTCCCATATTGCAGGCGAAGACCCTCTTACAAAAAGCGGAATCCAGTCGGCATTTACAATCTCATATTCTGCATCTACTAGATGTACAAAATACTCTAACGTCACACAGATATGTCCGGCGTTCCACCGTATTGTATTACTAAATCCAGTCGGTTGCGTATCCCACTCAGCATCAACTGATTGTTCCAGACGACCTAACGTATACAAACGCGCGAAATTCAACTGATTTAGGATTTCGATTACCAACACACTCATTTCTGGTTCTATGTTCTTTTTTTATGGTCACCGTAAGCGGATTGTTTATGTTCGTCTTGTTCTGTTTCTTTAAATTCATTTTCTCGGAAAACTTCCGTTTCATTCGATTCGGCTGGATCCGAAAGAGGTAGGTCAGCGTCTTTCTCCCCATGTTTACCAACTTTAGGTTCAAAATCAGCTTTGTTTGGATAATTTTTATGTGTTTTCATTGTTTATCGTCTCCTTCTACTAAGATTATTACTTAGCCTTACTATTATTATACCCGATTTCGAGTATAAAGACTATTTAGAAATTTACTCTTTACACAGCCCATTTCCCGACATATAGTATTAACAAAGACAGTGGAGGTGTGAAATGATAAAGGGACTTATATTCGCTTTGGCTAGTACTCTATTTTTACTTTGGATTGAACAAGGAATAGAAGTTTCGTATGTTTGGAAAACGATGGCAAAAATTATTCTTTTTCTTGTTATTCCACTAATCGTATTCAGGAAAACAAAACTAACTTTTCTGGAATTAAAAAAGACAGGCCGGACAAGCTTACGGATCGCATTTTTTTCCGGTCTTGTTATCATGTTCGTAATTATCGCAGCCTTTATTTTACTCATGCCTTCTATTGATATTGATTCGCTACTTTTAGACTTAAATGAACGAGCAGGTGTGACTGCCTCTGTATTTCCTTTTGTTGCACTTTACATTCTAATCGGGAATTCACTTTTAGAAGAGTTTTTCTTTCGCGGATTGTTGCCGAGCTTCTTTAAGCATAAGTTTTACAGGTTGTTAATCCCTTCCCTACTTTTCGCAGTCTATCATATCGCAATCTTTTTACCTTGGTTCAGCTTACCAATTCTCCTACTTGCTGTAATCGGTTTATGGGTTGGCGGTTTCATATTCCAATGGGTGAATGAGCGGAGCGGAACCATCTTACCCTCATGGATCATTCATATGTTTGCGGATATCGGCGTTCTATTAGTTGGGGTTTATATATTTTATTTCTATTAAAAGATGGGACTGCTAATAAATTAGCAGTCCCGTACTTTCATTACGTTTATGGTATTAGTGGATCGTCATTGTTTCCTTCGCCTTCAAACGGGTATCTCTCGCCCGGTTTCGGTTCATTATATGAAGCGTCTTGTCTTGGAGTTGAGTTTTTCGGGTCAACTTCCGCTTTATTTACAACATCTTTAATCTCGTTTTTAGCTTCGGCTTTTTCTTGTTCCCATTTTTCTTTTGAAACTTCAGCACCCGATAAGCTAGTTTCCATTTCTGATAAGTATCGTGAAGCATGCTCTCGGCCGCCTAGACCAAATGCAAGACCAAATGCGAGTGCAACGCCTCCGAGTATGAGAATAAACGCCGCATTGATAATCGCTGGTGCAATTCCAAGCTGACTTAGTGCCATGAAGAAGGCAAATGCTAGAATTGCATATTTCGCAACATATCGTAGAACATGCGGTGCACCGGATGGTTTTGTCATCACACTACCAACAAAACGTTCAGCAAGATTCGCTAACCAGAAGCCAACAGCTAGAATCACGACTGCTGCTAAAACCAGCGGCAAGTATGCAAATATGCCGGTAGCTAATGTCACCATGAAGTGTAAATTTACAACTTGCAATGCTTCAACAACGAACAACAAAATGACGACAATTTGTACAATTGTTCCTATAATCTCTGCTAGCGACGGCATAGAAGGTTTTACAGAACGAACGCCCATTTTGCCGAACAATGAATTGACACCTAAATTTTCAAGCAGTGATACAACAACACCTTTAATCCATTTCGCAAGCAATACGCCAACCAACACAAGTACGACTGCAATTATGATTTTCGGTATCATACCAACAACATCATGTAACATGCCAATGGCTGGTTCTGAAATCCCTCGTAAGTCAAGTGCTTCAAGTGAGGAAATCGTAACCGGAATCATGATGAGTATGAACACAATCGTTCCAACTAATTGTGAAAGGCTTGTTCCTTTTAAAAATGAAGATAGCTTTAATTTATTTGCAAAGCGATCTGTTCCAATTGATTCCAAGAATTTCGTTAAAACAACGCGGATAATCTTTGCAACGATAAACCCTACTGCAAAAATAATTGCTGCTCCGACCAATTTTGGTATAAAGTTTAAAAATCCTTGTAGTAATCCTTCAAATGGACCACTCACACCGCTTAATCCCAACGCATGCAAGACAGCTGGCATGAATAAGAGCAGTATTAGATAAAATGCAATATTGGAGGCATTATCAATCCATTTCGACTTATTTGCTTCCTCAGCAGATACACCGGCTTTCACAAAATACTTATTAAGATTTAACTTGTTCCCCGCCATGAGGATGAATTTCTTCACGACAAGTGCGAGAATCCAAGCAATAAATAAAATGAGTGCTGCTTTTAAAATACCCAGAATAGCACCCGCAAACCCTGAATAAATTGAAACAAACGGTGTTGCAATTAGGCTCATATTCATAACATTAAAGAACATAATCAATGCGAGTAGCATGATACCCCAAAATACAACTTTACTAATAATCTTTTCGATATTCCATTTCGATTCTGTGGTTCCAAGACGTTCATTCATGCGAAATTTACGCAGAAGCTTGTAAACCGCTCCTTGGACAACCTTCGCAACAATGAATCCAACAAGTAAAATTAGTAAGCCAATTAATAAATCAGGCAACCAACTTAAATATCCTTGCATTGTAAAGTCTGACATTAAATTTCCTCCCATCATTTTGTTTCTTCCATATTGTTCTATTCCTACTAATGCTTCAAAATAAACATATTTTTGATAAACATTCTACTAATCTCTGGAAATACTACATAAAAAAACTGTACAACAACGCTAGATTAGCATGTTGTACAGTTTTACTATTAAATGAGTGGAACGAATACAGTTACTTTAAATAAATCCCCATCTACATCGATTTTCATTTCACCTTCATGCATATCGACAATGGATTGGGCGATTGCAAGACCGAGACCTGAGCCGTCTGTATGACGCGATGTATCTGCACGTTTAAAGCGTTCGAATAGTTCATCACCGTTCTCATTTAATTCATACTTGGAGATGTTTTTCAGTTCGAACTTTGCTAAGTCTCCCGCTGATTTTAGCGTAATGTAAACGCGAGTACCGGGCATCGAATATTTGATCGCATTGACGATTAAATTATCTAGAACACGCCACCATCTTTGGCCATCAACATTTGCAACAATTTCAGTGTCCGGTAAGTTCACCCGGAAATCAAGGCCGGTTGCTAAAATATCATCCGCATGTTCCGCTAGTGCCTGTTGGAGTAATTGCGTCAAATCGACTCGTTGTTTATGAAGTTCTAAGTTTCCGCTGGCCATTTTCGATACTTCAAACAAGTCTTCGATTAATGTTTTCAATCGTTGTGATTTTTTATCAAGGATATCTACATATTTATGACGTTCTTCCTCTGTTAATTGCGGTGATTTCAATAAATCCGTGTACGTAATGATCGATGTAAGCGGTGTGCGTAAATCATGACTCACGTTGGTGATGAGTTCGGTTTTTAACCGTTCACTTTTCGCTTGCTCTGTCATCGATACTTTTACGCCTTCGCGCAGGTTGTTCAGATTTTTTGCGTGATTGGAAAGAGGTGACTTTCCTTCAATCCTAATTTCATCTTGTAGGCGTCCTTGCGCCATTTTTTCTGTCGCAATAATAATTCGGTTTAAGTAAGCTGAGCGTCTCATGAAAATATAGAGTACTGGTAAACCAAAAAACATGACACATATTGCGTAAATGACAAGAAATATTGGATCAAAAAACATAAAAGTGAAACCAATGCCTGCTAGAAAAAATCCAATGAGCAAGATAAACGTTTGAATGCCAATGGTTTTTTCCAGGAAGATTTCCTGTAGGGACCTAAAAAACTTCACAACGTAACTGCTTGCTATATCTGTTTCTAGTACCTCTTTATGCTTCCATCGATCAACACAATTGACAAACTGAAACGCAATGGCCGCGATTGCGATTGCGAAAATGACGAGCCAACTACCATGTACAAGTAAATTTCCAGAATAGATTTGGAAGTAATGGCTAGGTTGTGCTTTCCGATAAATAATTTCGGTCGTAATTAGGATAGACAAGAAGAACAAACCAGCTTTCATGTCTATTTTCAAGTTATCGTAGCGCGCATCGAAACTTGTGTTTGTTACCCATTCTTTTCTAAACTTAACTAGGGTAAATAAAACGACCGCTGTTAGTAATCCTACTATCCACATTGCATAGGATGCATATTTCCTTTTATTAAATTCTGTCACTTGGCTATTCAAATAACCAGAAGCTAATGCAGTATTTGGGACAATAACTTCCCCTTCGAATGTCTTCACTTGGTTGTTAAATAAGGACGGATTGCCATTCGTCATTTCATCGAGCCCATCTAAAATAGCGGGCGGCCCTTCGGTGTAGTGATTACGTGGAATGGAATTCGCTTTGAATAATCCTTCCTCTTGATTAAACACCTTTTTGTATACTGATTTCACAGTTACACTACCGGATGAAAATATTTCACCAGTTTCCGCGTCCGTTAGATGATAGGCTATCGGAAAAAGTGACAGTTCAGTACCCTTAAGTTCATTTATATATTTTTCTAAAACAATTTCTTTTTCTGCTCGAATTTTGGCTTCAACATGCTCATCACTTTCGAAATTCTTCTCAACATCAGCGACTTTCATATCTCGTTCTTTGATTAATGCGGCTTCAAGTTTTTTATTCCCCGATGACTTAGCTTCATTCACTTGTTCCTCGTACTGGTCATGAAGATTGGTCAGTTGATCGGAAAGAGTACCATAATAATTGCGATGTTCCTCTATTTCATCACTTGTAACTGGAATTTTCTTTTTGGCTTCTTCAACATCAAGTGGGTTTAAAACCGCAGGCCCCAGCATATTATAAAAACTATCCATTTCCCTTTGAAAGTCTTCTGTATCGAAATAGGTTTTCCCAATATAAGCGGGCGAAAATTGCACTGCCGAGGGTATGGCTATTAATAGCAAGGCCGCGAGTAGTGCCCAGATAAAAAGCTGGATTTTATTATTCTTCATGACGATAAGCCTCCGCTAAACATTCTTGTAAGTTGGACAATCATCCGGTTGGACCGGAATATTTCTCCGTAATACAGTTCGAAAATATGTGTAAAACAATAACCGATGCTAACGGTTGCTATGATGAGGGCAATAATTGACCAGATAAATGCGCTTTTACTTCTCGATTTTGTAGCCAATACCCCACACCACTTTCACATATCGCGGATTTTTTGGATCTGCCTCAATCTTTTCACGGATTTTCCGAATATGAACCGCAACGATATTTTCAGCATTGTATGCCTGTTCGTTCCAAACGCGTTCGTAAATTTCATTGATCGAAAAAACACGTCCTGCATTTTTCATCAGTAATTCAGTTATTTTATATTCAATCGGCGTTAGTTTTACACCAACCCCATCAACCGTGATTTCTTTTGCTTCTTCATCAAGTGAAAGTCCATCAATGACAATCGTCTTTTGAGAACCTTCGTATGTGCCAAATTGAACATAACGACGTAATTGCGATTTGACACGGGCCATTAATTCCATTGGATGGAAAGGTTTTGTTACGTAATCATCGGCACCTACTGATAAACCGTGTATTTTATCGGAGTCTTCCGCCTTGGCACTTAACATTATAATCGGGATATTTTTCTCTTCCCTTATTTTGAATGTTGCTGTAATCCCATCCATATTCGGCATCATAATATCAAGAATAAGTAGATGTACTGTTTGTGAACCTAGAAGTTCAAGCGCCTCTTTGCCATCTGCTGCCTTCAGCACCTCATACCCTTCATTTTTCAAATATATTTCAATGCCATCTCGAATCTCTTGGTCGTCATCCGCGACAAGGATTGTAAATTTAGCCATCATCCGCACCTCGCTTTCTTCTATGATACCAATTCTACTCGGTAAATCTTAACTTTCAGGCATACAAATTATGAAGACTTTCTTAAGATGTGATTTTATCTTTTTGTTCATGAACAATCTACAGATTGGCAGGAAAAATATGTATAGTGAATATGTTTTTTATATAGTATACTGAATTCAATGATTGTTCTTATTCATTGGAGGGGGGAGCCATTTGAAAGGTCGTATCTTTTGGCCTGCATTGTTTATAATAGGCCTTAGTTGGATTTTGAATTCTTATTATGCATATTCCAAACAACTTAATGAGCCGATATTTCTGGATCATTACATTGAACATTCAGTGGATGAGGAAGGTTTAAACTATCTCACGCTTTACTATTTAACAAATATCAATGATGATTCCCATGTCTCTCATGTAACTTTCGAAGGCATCAACGGTTATCCGGCTCAGGATGACAATTTCTATGACCTCGGCTTCTATACAGATGAAGTTACGCCCGATTTACAAACATTTACGCATTATTCATTGCGCGAAATTCAGATTGCATTAGCCTCATACGATTTAGAGGAATTATTAAAAGAGGAAGATGAACTGATCACCCACGAAATGAAAGTGTTCTTTTACGATGGGCGGGAGATCACTGTCCCCATCGGCGAAATTGTGCTTCGTAAACCCTACGAATTTGGAGATGCTCTTGGCCAATGGGGTTCATCTAGTGGAGATAATTGGAATATACTTACGTACAGGGCCTATGAAGCGCTAACCATTGACAGCATAACATTCGATTTTGCAGATGTTTTACAAGACCAGTTCTTTGTGAAATTCGACTCTACAAACACTGCAACCCTTCATGAAGAAACGCATGATATTCTTGCGAACACAAATTGGCGTGACGTTCCTGGTATCGATATTCGGGATTTAAAGTTCCCGCTTGAGTTGCAAGAGGACGAATATATTACACTTTACACGCAGACTTCACCGAACTTTTTTGGTTCCTTGCAATCTTCTTTCCTATTTACTGGATCAACTGAAAACGGAAAACCATTTACATCCAATAGCACATTTAATAGCCAGTTACCTAATTTAAATCAAGAAGATGTTGACAGGCTGATTCATGAAAGAGGTGCTTCAAAATGAAAAGTGCTTTGAATTTAATTTTTTGGGGATACCTCTTTGTACTACTACAATTTAATATTGAGATGATTGACATACTTCCCGATCCTATTGGTTATTGTTTAATCGCATCGGGCTGTTTTGGACTTCGAGAACATTATCCAATCGCACAAAAAGCAGGAATTTTTGCTGTCGGAATGATTTTCGTGTCCATTCCAACTACTTTTGTTAATCTAGACGGGGTAATTTCTTTTGGCTGGGGCATCTATTCAGCTGGATTGCTTTTTTTAAAATTAATTCTTGCTTACGCTGTTTTCTTGATTTTGAAAAGGATAGTGGAAGATTACGAACATACAGCATTAATTAATCGGACGAACACTGTCTTTACTTTTTATATGACATTCAATCTACTTTCATTAGCTTTCTTGTCTTTTTCAATGAATATGCCAAGTCATTCATGGCTTGCAGTTGTTGCGATACTCACATTTATTATGGAAATCATATTTATTGTTTTAATACGGGCAATTCGAAATGCCGAGCCCGTTCATGCGGAACCTATAATAGATGCACCCATAAACTAAGCCATGTCATTCACACGCGACATGGCTTTCTTTTGTTTTTCGTCTACTCATTGTTAAAACCAAAATCCCGCCGAGCAGCATGACAATTCCAATCCATGAGGTTAAAATTAAGCGCTCTCCTACAATAAAAACACTTAGCAAAGCCGCTGTGAGCGGTTCTGCAAGTGAAAGCGTTACGGCAGATGAGGAAGGTATGCGTTTCAGCCCCGTTGAAAATAGAATATAGGCAACGCTCGTCGTTGCGATTCCAAGGTAGATGACCACTGCAATTCCGCTTCCAGTCAGCAGCCCCTCCGTGTCAAATCGTAAAAGAAATGGCAGTAACATAAGTGCACTCATTGAAAAGATGACTGCAACGGCGGGAATAGCTTCCGTTTTTTCAAGGACTTCTTTATTGACAAGTGCATAAAACGCAAATAATAGTCCAGCGCCGAGCGACATTGTCACGCCAATTGGATTGACGGCGATTCCATCATTTTTTATAAAGAGCAAGGCGCATCCAACAATTGCGAGTAACGTCGCAATCATCCATACGCCATTTGGGCGACGTTTCAATACAAGCCATTCTATAAATCCTGAAAAAACGGGTGCGCTTCCAATGATCACAACCGTCCCAATCGCAATTCCAGTTAGTCTTACAGAAGAGAAAAACAAATACTGGAAGACAGCCATCGAAATTGCAGCATATATCGTGGGACGCCACGGCCAGTTTCGAAAATCTATTTTTCGCATGATCAGTAAAATAGCTAATAATGTGAAACCACCCACCGCGAGTCTTGAGGCCCCTACCGCTAGTGGATGAATTGTTTGCGGCATGAACGTTTGAGCTGTTCCCGTTGTCCCCCAAAGCACAGCCCCTAACAAAACTAGACAATATGAAAGACGTTGTGACAAAGCTTCCCCTCCAATCGCTTTACTATTAGAATACCATTCTTTGTACCTATAAACACACCATGTATCAAGAACACACTATCTCCTTTTCATTGTTTGCAGACTAAGGAACATCCTCAAGTCTTCCAATTACCGGGTGCGCTTCATAATAAAACCGCTTCACATTTTCCACGGGATGTGTATAATGGATAAAGTTATGCTATATGAATACGTGGTTCGTAACCATCCCACGGAAAAAAACTAAGGAGAAATGAATAATGAACGTTAGAACTATGGCTACGAGTGGTGTTATTGCCGCTTTGTATGTGGCTGTTACATTTTTGATCGTCCCTTTCGGATTTATGCTCGTTCAATTTCGAGTTTCAGAGATATTTAATCATCTCGTTGTTTTTAATAAAAAGTATATATTCGGGATTGTAATTGGCGTCCTCGTTGCCAACTTTCTTTTCTCACCGATTTTAGTTGATGTCGTTTTTGGCGTGTTTCATTCTTTACTTGCTCTTTCCATTACGATTATTTCAGCGAAATTCATTAAAGGCATTATTAAAAGAATGTTGGTTAACACCGCAGTTTTCACAATTTTAATGATTATCATCGCTTATCAACTTAAAATTTTTGCAGATATACCAGATTACAATGGAATCCCGTTTCTATCCGTGTATCTAATCCTTGCACTTGGTGAATTCATAATTATGGCGATTGGCGTGCCAATTATGTATGCATTGAATAAACGATTAGATTTCAAAAAACTTATTTAATCTTTAATACCCACCATTTCAGTCTGAAATGGTGGGTATTTTACTAAGGAGGCGTGCGAAACGATGTATATTACAATCCCAAAGGCTGCTGAGCAACTTGGTATGCCTGTCGAACAAGTCACTAAATACGTACTGGAAGGACGCATTCGTGCGGTTCATGACGGAGAACAGTTTATGATTAACCAAGACCAGTTCGAACTGTATTTTGATCAACTTGAAATCGCAAAACAGCAATTGACTGAATGGTTGAATGAGCCGCTTCCACCTGACCGAGATATAAAAGACGAGGATTAATAGGTTTAAAGTCTTGAATGTTCTTCGATCTATACCAAGTCTTTTTATTCATTTATGATTTATTTTCAACAAAAATGAAAAGCTAATTTAGTACTCTTCCTCCTCTATCGAAACTCAATTCTGTAGCAATACAAGTGACGATAAAACCATGCATAAAAGCTTTGAAATTCGGAATACTACCCTTAAAACTTGATTTGCCTAAAAAATCGATTCTGTTATAGTAGAAAATCATGTGCAAAAAACCAAATATTAGTAGGGGGAAAAATGAAGAAAATATCAAATGTATTTTTTATAACAATCGCACTGATTATCATAGCTGTTGGCTATGGTGCCATTGCACCGGAAAGTTTTGAGGCCATTACAACAAACATTAAAAACCTTGTTGCGTCAACATTTGGTTGGTATTATATGATGTTGATGTCATTTATGGTTGCCTTAGCAATTTTTCTTCTTTTAAGTCCATATGGAAAAATTCGTTTAGGTAAAGACACGGACCGTCCGCAATTTTCAACAGTTACATGGATTGCCATGCTATTTTCTGCAGGAATGGGAATCGGACTTGTATTTTACGGCGCTGCAGAACCGTTATCGCACTTTGCAATCAATCCAGCGACAGAAGATCCAAATACTGCGGCAGCTTTTAAAGAAAGTTTGCGACAAACTTATTTTCACTGGGGATTTCATGTATGGGCGATGTATGGCATTATTGCCTTATCTTTAGCTTTCTTTCAGTTCAGAAAAGACGAACCGGGCTTAATTTCAGCAACATTGAAGCCGATTTTCGGCAAAAAAATGGAAGGTCCATGGGGTATTCTTGTTGACGTTCTAGCCGTATTCGCGACTGCATTTGGCGTCGCCACTTCACTCGGCTTCGGTGCTGTTCAAATTAACGCAGGCCTCAATCACTTATTCGGAATTGAGATTGGCATTACTTCACAATTCTTCATCGTTGCTGTCGTGACAGTTTTATTCATCGCATCATCATGGACAGGCTTAAGCAAAGGGATTAAGTATTTATCAAACACCAACTTAGTCGTTGCCCTTGTGCTTCTAGGCTTGGTTGTCATTCTGGGACCGACTTTACTTATTTTAAATATGTTTACAGATTCGTTTGGAGGCTACCTTGCACACCTCATTGAGATGAGCTTTCGTACAGCCCCGTTGGATAGCGATAATCGGGCATGGCTTGATGGTTGGACAATTTTCTATTGGGCTTGGTGGATCTCATGGGCGCCGTTTGTCAGCATGTTTATTGCCCGTGTTTCAAAAGGCCGGACAATTCGTGAATTTTTAGTTGGCGTACTCATTGCACCCACTATTTTGGTCACATTTTGGTTCGCCGCATTCGGCGCAACCGCAAAT
This DNA window, taken from Sporosarcina sp. 6E9, encodes the following:
- a CDS encoding response regulator transcription factor — encoded protein: MIKILLVDDHEMVRIGVSAYLKIQPDMEVVGEAVNGVEAVEKALELRPDIILMDMVMPGMNGAEATKVIIDQWPEAKIMIVTSFLDDDKVYPALEAGAISYILKTSNAKRIAEAIRETLKGQTVLEPEVTTKMMKRMRVGHQSSPHEQLTERELEVLLHISKGKTNQEIADELFIAVKTVKTHVSNLLSKLEVQDRTQAVIYAFQHDLVK
- a CDS encoding DinB family protein; the protein is MNFARLYTLGRLEQSVDAEWDTQPTGFSNTIRWNAGHICVTLEYFVHLVDAEYEIVNADWIPLFVRGSSPAIWEGDIPSNEEVIAALTAQTPRLTKVLAGTLEEPLENPINFGQHTIKTIDSLILFTIWHEGLHTGIIDGLNRATVI
- a CDS encoding CPBP family intramembrane glutamic endopeptidase yields the protein MIKGLIFALASTLFLLWIEQGIEVSYVWKTMAKIILFLVIPLIVFRKTKLTFLELKKTGRTSLRIAFFSGLVIMFVIIAAFILLMPSIDIDSLLLDLNERAGVTASVFPFVALYILIGNSLLEEFFFRGLLPSFFKHKFYRLLIPSLLFAVYHIAIFLPWFSLPILLLAVIGLWVGGFIFQWVNERSGTILPSWIIHMFADIGVLLVGVYIFYFY
- a CDS encoding mechanosensitive ion channel; amino-acid sequence: MSDFTMQGYLSWLPDLLIGLLILLVGFIVAKVVQGAVYKLLRKFRMNERLGTTESKWNIEKIISKVVFWGIMLLALIMFFNVMNMSLIATPFVSIYSGFAGAILGILKAALILFIAWILALVVKKFILMAGNKLNLNKYFVKAGVSAEEANKSKWIDNASNIAFYLILLLFMPAVLHALGLSGVSGPFEGLLQGFLNFIPKLVGAAIIFAVGFIVAKIIRVVLTKFLESIGTDRFANKLKLSSFLKGTSLSQLVGTIVFILIMIPVTISSLEALDLRGISEPAIGMLHDVVGMIPKIIIAVVLVLVGVLLAKWIKGVVVSLLENLGVNSLFGKMGVRSVKPSMPSLAEIIGTIVQIVVILLFVVEALQVVNLHFMVTLATGIFAYLPLVLAAVVILAVGFWLANLAERFVGSVMTKPSGAPHVLRYVAKYAILAFAFFMALSQLGIAPAIINAAFILILGGVALAFGLAFGLGGREHASRYLSEMETSLSGAEVSKEKWEQEKAEAKNEIKDVVNKAEVDPKNSTPRQDASYNEPKPGERYPFEGEGNNDDPLIP
- a CDS encoding HAMP domain-containing sensor histidine kinase, translated to MKNNKIQLFIWALLAALLLIAIPSAVQFSPAYIGKTYFDTEDFQREMDSFYNMLGPAVLNPLDVEEAKKKIPVTSDEIEEHRNYYGTLSDQLTNLHDQYEEQVNEAKSSGNKKLEAALIKERDMKVADVEKNFESDEHVEAKIRAEKEIVLEKYINELKGTELSLFPIAYHLTDAETGEIFSSGSVTVKSVYKKVFNQEEGLFKANSIPRNHYTEGPPAILDGLDEMTNGNPSLFNNQVKTFEGEVIVPNTALASGYLNSQVTEFNKRKYASYAMWIVGLLTAVVLFTLVKFRKEWVTNTSFDARYDNLKIDMKAGLFFLSILITTEIIYRKAQPSHYFQIYSGNLLVHGSWLVIFAIAIAAIAFQFVNCVDRWKHKEVLETDIASSYVVKFFRSLQEIFLEKTIGIQTFILLIGFFLAGIGFTFMFFDPIFLVIYAICVMFFGLPVLYIFMRRSAYLNRIIIATEKMAQGRLQDEIRIEGKSPLSNHAKNLNNLREGVKVSMTEQAKSERLKTELITNVSHDLRTPLTSIITYTDLLKSPQLTEEERHKYVDILDKKSQRLKTLIEDLFEVSKMASGNLELHKQRVDLTQLLQQALAEHADDILATGLDFRVNLPDTEIVANVDGQRWWRVLDNLIVNAIKYSMPGTRVYITLKSAGDLAKFELKNISKYELNENGDELFERFKRADTSRHTDGSGLGLAIAQSIVDMHEGEMKIDVDGDLFKVTVFVPLI
- a CDS encoding response regulator transcription factor, which encodes MAKFTILVADDDQEIRDGIEIYLKNEGYEVLKAADGKEALELLGSQTVHLLILDIMMPNMDGITATFKIREEKNIPIIMLSAKAEDSDKIHGLSVGADDYVTKPFHPMELMARVKSQLRRYVQFGTYEGSQKTIVIDGLSLDEEAKEITVDGVGVKLTPIEYKITELLMKNAGRVFSINEIYERVWNEQAYNAENIVAVHIRKIREKIEADPKNPRYVKVVWGIGYKIEK
- a CDS encoding EamA family transporter, with amino-acid sequence MSQRLSYCLVLLGAVLWGTTGTAQTFMPQTIHPLAVGASRLAVGGFTLLAILLIMRKIDFRNWPWRPTIYAAISMAVFQYLFFSSVRLTGIAIGTVVIIGSAPVFSGFIEWLVLKRRPNGVWMIATLLAIVGCALLFIKNDGIAVNPIGVTMSLGAGLLFAFYALVNKEVLEKTEAIPAVAVIFSMSALMLLPFLLRFDTEGLLTGSGIAVVIYLGIATTSVAYILFSTGLKRIPSSSAVTLSLAEPLTAALLSVFIVGERLILTSWIGIVMLLGGILVLTMSRRKTKESHVACE
- a CDS encoding QueT transporter family protein; protein product: MNVRTMATSGVIAALYVAVTFLIVPFGFMLVQFRVSEIFNHLVVFNKKYIFGIVIGVLVANFLFSPILVDVVFGVFHSLLALSITIISAKFIKGIIKRMLVNTAVFTILMIIIAYQLKIFADIPDYNGIPFLSVYLILALGEFIIMAIGVPIMYALNKRLDFKKLI
- a CDS encoding BCCT family transporter, translating into MKKISNVFFITIALIIIAVGYGAIAPESFEAITTNIKNLVASTFGWYYMMLMSFMVALAIFLLLSPYGKIRLGKDTDRPQFSTVTWIAMLFSAGMGIGLVFYGAAEPLSHFAINPATEDPNTAAAFKESLRQTYFHWGFHVWAMYGIIALSLAFFQFRKDEPGLISATLKPIFGKKMEGPWGILVDVLAVFATAFGVATSLGFGAVQINAGLNHLFGIEIGITSQFFIVAVVTVLFIASSWTGLSKGIKYLSNTNLVVALVLLGLVVILGPTLLILNMFTDSFGGYLAHLIEMSFRTAPLDSDNRAWLDGWTIFYWAWWISWAPFVSMFIARVSKGRTIREFLVGVLIAPTILVTFWFAAFGATANDIQMSGLSDLTKFSTELTIFAMFDAMPGSLFLSITAVILIASFFITSADSATFVLGIQSTNGSLTPPNTVKLIWGLIQSTIAVILLSVNGLTALQNTITIAALPFSFIMLLMVVALMKALKAEAILIKKGK